GTGTATGGTAGTGAAGGAAAAGCTTTACACGGTCAAACAGGCGAGTGAGATACTCGGAGTTCATCCAAAAACAATCCAGAAATGGGATAGGGAAGGGAAAATCAAAACAGTCAGA
The nucleotide sequence above comes from Thermococcus sp. M39. Encoded proteins:
- a CDS encoding helix-turn-helix domain-containing protein encodes the protein MVVKEKLYTVKQASEILGVHPKTIQKWDREGKIKTVR